Within the Methanobacterium sp. BRmetb2 genome, the region TTTAATTTTAACCCTACCGATAAAATAAGTATCCAACAAGCTTTTGAATTATCAAAAGAGTATAATGTTCCCTTACACCCAGAATACACCTATTTTTATCATGATGTTTCAGGTGAAGACATAAACAATCTTAGAGAATGGTTGTTCAAAAATATTGATAAGTTAAAAGAAGATGAAGAATTTATTATTGATTCTTCACCAGAAAAGCGGATTTTAGAAGTTTTAGGAGTTCCTCACAAGTTTAAAAAAGTTGAAAACATTGTTAAAGTTGTCCTGGAGTATGATCATGCTTACGCACTCATTACGACCCTGGATAAACCATTGGAAATGGATGAAAAGATTACCACACTTGAAGCTATAAATGAGGTTTCCCCTGTAGAAATAATGGCTAAAGCTCCCATATATATAGGTAACCGGGTTGGAAGGCCTGAAAAATCTAAAGAACGGAAAATGAAACCTGCTCCTCATGTATTATTCCCTATAAGTAATTTCGGTGGGAGTAGGAGAAATATTGTCGATGCTGCAAAAAAAGGAAGTATAACCGTTGATTTTGCAAGATGTAAATGTACCAATTGTGAAATAGCTTCTATGCAGTCAATATGTCCAATATGTGGATCTAAGACTGTTTTAACCAGTTCAAGTAAAAAGAGAATTAATTTAGGCACATTACTAAAAAAAGCCTTTGATAATGTTGGAGTTAGAAAACTGGATGAAATTAAAGGTGTTGTGGGGATGATATCCGAGCAGAAACTCCCCGAACCACTTGAAAAGGGAGTATTAAGGGCTAAAAATAAGGTTTTCACCTTTAAAGATGCTACAATTAGGCATGATTCCACGGATCTACCCATAACTCATTTTAAACCTAAAGAAATTGGTTTAAGCCTTCTCAAACTCCACGATCTGGGATATACACATGATATATATGGAAATAAAGTTGAAGATCCAGAGCAGATAGTGGAGATTAAAATACAGGATGTGGTTATCTCTGAAAATTGTGCCCAATACTTGATTGGTGTTGCCAATTTTATAGATGATCTCCTAGACAAATTTTATAAAATAGATAGGTTCTATAATGTCAAGGAGAAAGAAGACTTGATTGGACATTTGATAGTAGGTTTAGCTCCCCACACATCAGCTGGTGTTTTAGGACGAATAATAGGTTTTACCAAGGCAGCTGCATGTTATGCTCACCCTTTTTTCCATTCTGCTAAGCGAAGAAATTGTGACAGTGACGAAGATTCAGTGATGCTACTATTAGATGCACTATTAAATTTTTCAAAAACATATCTCCCCAGTTCCAGGGGTGGTAGAATGGACGCGCCACTGGTTCTATCTACACGGATCGATCCAGAAGAAATTGACGATGAATCACATAATATTGATGCCATGCCTACTATTCCTCTTGAATTTTACGAGAAAACACTGGAATTTGCCAAACCATCAGAGGTTTTACCCTTTATTGATAATGTAAATAAAAGACTCGGAACAGAAAGGCAGTATCATGACATAATGTTCTCCCATGATACTTCCAGTATACACAATGGCCCCAAGTTGTGCTTATACAAGATGCTACCCACCATGAAAGAGAAGGTAAATGCACAAATAGAACTTGCCGAGAAAATTAGAGCAGTAGATCAAAAGGGTGTGGTGGAAGGAGTGTTAATGTCTCATTTCTTACCAGATATGGCGGGTAATGTAAGAGCATTTTCCAGACAGAAAGTTAGATGTACTAAGTGTAACAAAAAGTATAGACGAATTCCATTATCTGGAGAATGTAAATGTGGGGGAAATTTGATATTAAGCGTTTCCAAGGGTTCTGTTGTTAAATACCTCGATATTTCCAAGGAACTCAGCAAAAAATATCCAATTGATAATTATTTAATTCAAAGAATTGAAATTCTGGAATTTGGAATAGATTCCCTTTTTGAAAGTGATAAATCTAAACAAAGTTCATTGGATGTATTTTTATAAGAGAAATAATAAATAATATTGTAAGATCGGAGGATTAATTATGAAAGATGCACGCATTATTGCTGCACTTCCCACGAAAGCCGAAACCTGTGTATTAAAAAACAATGGTATATACGAAAAGTTCAGCCACGAAAAAATAGTTAAATCATGCCTGATGGTGGATGCTCCACTTTGGGCTGCAGAAAAAATAGCATCTCAAGTTGCAACTTCAGCTTATGATGGTATTAGTACTGCTGAAATAAAAATGCTGGTATTTGATACCCTTAAAAAAGTTGATATAACTGTAGCGGATAAATATTTAGCAACTAACAAGCTGAGAGTTAGGACTTCCAGAGATACCATAGAATCATTTGATAAAAGCAAAATAGCCAATACACTGGTAGTTGAGACAGGGGCCTCTCCGGAAGTAGCAGACAGAATAGCTTCAGAAGTATGGAAAGAGCTTAAAAAACTGGACGTTGAATTTTTAAGCGGGCCAATGATAAGGGAAATTGTAAACACAAAACTGGTTGAGCACGGCTTGGTAACCTTGCGTAAAAGATACACAAGGCTGGGTATCCCTGTATTTAACATCACCTCACTCATAGAAAACGGATCCCGAGATAATGCTAACATGATTCATAACCCCGAAACAGTACATAAATACGTTGCTGATGAAGCACTAAAACAATATGCTTTACTTCACATCCTCCCTACTGAACTGGCAGATGCCCACATGGCCGGGGACATACATGTACATGATCTAGAATTCTTTGCTGGACGTCCATTAAACTGTTTACAACACGATTTACGATTATTTATCAAACACGGTTTGAAAGTTGATGGTACAGGGGATCATACCTCGGTGGCAGGACCACCAAATCACATAGAAACGCTCATGAACCATGCCGGTGAAATAATGCTGGCAGCTCAGCAGAACATGTCTGGCGGGCAAGCTATGAGTCTATGGAATGTTTTTGTAGCACCTTTTGCTCGAGGATTGCCATATGAAAAGGTAAAACAAGCAGTGCAGATGTTCATATACAACTTGAACATGGCTTATGCTGCTAGAGGTTCACAGGTTCCATTCACCTCAATTAACATGGAGTTTACTGTACCAAAATTTTTACAAGATGAAGCTGCATATGGACCTAAAGGTAAGTTAGCAGGTGTTTACGGTGACTTTGAAGATGAAACCCGAATGTTACAACGAGCCTTTACAGAAACCCTTTTAGATGGGGATGCTGATGGAAAACCGCATTTGTTCCCTAACACTATTTACACGTTACGTAAAGAAGTTTTAAAAAATGAATTTGAAGAGGATTTAGGATTGGTCCATGAACTCTCTGCAAAATATGGTTCGGCTTACTTTGTAAATATGTTAGCCAGTTATCGAAATAATATGGCCAATTATATGGGATGTAGAACTGCACTGGGAGATAATTGGACTGGAGACTGGGAAAAAGACTGCTTCAGGACGGGAAACTTGGCATATGTAACTTTGAATCTTCCAAGAATTGCTTATAATGCCCGTGATGACACTGAGATCTTCGAATACTTAGATTCCTATATTGACATGGCAGTACAAGTTCTTAAACTTAGAAGAGAACAGGCTATGAACTGTCTTAATAATTATAATTTACTCCCATTCCTTAAACAAGAAGTTGAAGGGGATCTTTATTACAAAATCGAAAATTCAACCATGTCCTTTGGATTTGTAGGGCTTAATGAAGCATTACAATCCTACTTGGGTGTGGGTTTGGAAAATGAAGAAGCTAATAAATTTGGAATAAAGATGATTGAACACATAAATGAACGAGCTGATAAACTTAAAGATGAGACAGGATGGAGGTGGAGTGTCCTGCAAACTCCTGCTGAGTCTACTGCCTATCGTTTTGCTACACTGGATCGTAAGAAATACAAAGATAAGGCCATTGTTCAGGGAGATCAAGGAGCTTACTACTACACCAATTCATCTCATGTTCCAGTTAACACTGATATGATGCTACCTGAGAAAATAAAAATTGAATCAGCCTATCATCCACTGACCCAGGGAGGACACATATTCCACGCCTTCATGGGAGAATCCTATTCAGATCCTTCTTCATTAATGAGTTTAACTGACAAGATTGCCAGAAAATCAGATATCGGATTCTGGGCCTACAGCTCAGCACTGAGTTTCTGTATTAAATGCAAAACATTAATGAAAGGTTTAAATGATCAGTGCCCTACCTGTGGCGAGAAAGAAGATGTAGAATGGTATGACCGTATTACTGGCTATGTTCAACAAGTAGGTCGTGCAAAATCTTCATCCGGCGGATGGAATGCAGGTAAAAGACAAGAATTGATGGATAGACGTAGATTTTAGATCCATTAATTTTCCCTTTTTTTAAAACTGATCATAATATATATTCTAATAACAACTATTTCTAAAGTTTTATTTTTAACTTAAAGCTTAAGTAGAATCCAACCCTTTCTAAAATTTTAAAAGAATTATTAAATTAACATAAAATTTATTAAATTGCTACTAATAAGTAATCTTATGAGTAAAAAGATAATTATTATTGGTGCAGGAATTTCAGGATTAGCTACTGGTTGTTATGCTGCTATGAATGATTATGATCCAGTTATTTTTGAAGCACATAATAGACCTGGGGGACTATGCACTTCCTGGCACCGCAAAGGATTTACCTTTGACTTTTGTATACACAACCTGGCAGGATCAGGTGATGTGAAATTAAGGAAGATTTGGGATGAATTAGGTGCCTTAAAAGATTTAAAAATAATAAATCGCGAGGTCTTTGTTCGAGTGGAAGATAGTAAGGGAAATGCATTAAATATCTATACCGACGTCAAAAAACTTAAAGAACACCTTAAAATGATTTCACCCGAGGATCAAGATGTTATTGAAAACTATTTAAATGCAGCACATTCCCTACTCAGTGCCGATTTTTTTGCAATGGACATGGATGGTATCTCCAGTAAATTAAAAATTATACCTAAAGCTTTTTCAATAATAAAATGGGGTAAGATTAATTTAGAGGATTATTCTCACAGATTTAAGAACGATTTTCTAAGGAAAGCATTTTCTCATGTACAATACAACATGAATGGCTCACAGATACCCATGTTTGCCCATCTAATTTTTATGGCTGGTTTTGAAGTAGGAGATATGGGCTGGCCTAAATATGGGTCGTTGGAATTCAGTAAAAAAATAGAGAACAGGTTCCTTGAGTTAGGTGGGGAGTTAAATTATAAGTCAGAAGTTGAAAGAATTATTCTAGAAAATAACCTGGCAATAGGGGTAGTTCTTAGAGACGGCAGCACCCATTACGGAGATATTGTAGTATCTGCTGCAGATGGCCATAGGACCATCTATGAAATGCTTGAAGGAAAGTATACAAACAATTTCATTGATTCTTATTATCAATCCTTTGATGAAAGCCAAGAATTCGGGATAAATGTGTTTATTGGAGTAGATATGAATCTTTCACACGAACCTCATGCTATCGCACTCTTACTGGATGAAAAAATAGAATTAGAAGGTGTAAGTAGGGATTCTCTATATTTGGAACTTTTTGATTCTGCTACGGGACTGGTTCCAGAGGGCCACTCCATTATTAAGGTAGTAACCCAAGGAAATTACGATTATTGGAAAAATTTAGATTCAGACAAGGAAAAATATAATGAAGAGAAAAAAATAGTATACGAAAAAATATTGAATACTCTAAAACAGAGATTCCCGACAATAGAGGATAAAATAAAAATTTTTGATGTAACTACACCAGTCACAGTGGAGAGGTACACCCACAATTTCCATGGAGGGCAGCCCTGGCCAGCTAAAGAGGGGGAAATGAAAATAATGTTCAGAGGCTTAAGTAAGACCCTTCCAGGACTTGATAACTTTTACATGGTAGGACAATGGGCCGGGGCCATGGTAGGACTTCCCAATGCAGCCTTAACTGGGAGAAATCTGATTAAAGATTTATGTAAAAAGGATGGGAAAAAATTCCAGACCACAGAAAAATGAAATAATTAGAACTATTAAAGTGACAAGGGAA harbors:
- the polC gene encoding DNA polymerase II large subunit — its product is MEYFESLEADADKLYDIARKAKLKGYDIDTEPEIPRAKDLAERVDGLVGPKGIAERIKDLEEEISREEVAFRIASEIATKTEVEGEPDSIETQEQKADQALRTALAILTEGVVAAPLEGIAKVKIKQNFDKTNYLAVYFAGPIRSAGGTAAALAVLIADYIRRSLNLDPYKPTDREIERYVEEVELYESEVTNLQYSPDPDEVRATAKNIPVEVTGEPTDHVEVSHRDLERVETNNLRGGALLAMVEGVIQKAPKTLKYAKKVKLDGWEWLDAFSKSKKSDNDEGESIKVDDKYLKDIIGGRPVLSYPSEKGGFRLRYGRSRNSGLAAMGINPITMELLEFLAIGTQIKIERPGKGACVVPCDTIEGPIVKMKNGDVVKVSSIKEAKSLKKDVDEVIFLGDILIAFGEFLRNNHMLLPSAWCEEWWIKTLEKSPNYSENDFNFNPTDKISIQQAFELSKEYNVPLHPEYTYFYHDVSGEDINNLREWLFKNIDKLKEDEEFIIDSSPEKRILEVLGVPHKFKKVENIVKVVLEYDHAYALITTLDKPLEMDEKITTLEAINEVSPVEIMAKAPIYIGNRVGRPEKSKERKMKPAPHVLFPISNFGGSRRNIVDAAKKGSITVDFARCKCTNCEIASMQSICPICGSKTVLTSSSKKRINLGTLLKKAFDNVGVRKLDEIKGVVGMISEQKLPEPLEKGVLRAKNKVFTFKDATIRHDSTDLPITHFKPKEIGLSLLKLHDLGYTHDIYGNKVEDPEQIVEIKIQDVVISENCAQYLIGVANFIDDLLDKFYKIDRFYNVKEKEDLIGHLIVGLAPHTSAGVLGRIIGFTKAAACYAHPFFHSAKRRNCDSDEDSVMLLLDALLNFSKTYLPSSRGGRMDAPLVLSTRIDPEEIDDESHNIDAMPTIPLEFYEKTLEFAKPSEVLPFIDNVNKRLGTERQYHDIMFSHDTSSIHNGPKLCLYKMLPTMKEKVNAQIELAEKIRAVDQKGVVEGVLMSHFLPDMAGNVRAFSRQKVRCTKCNKKYRRIPLSGECKCGGNLILSVSKGSVVKYLDISKELSKKYPIDNYLIQRIEILEFGIDSLFESDKSKQSSLDVFL
- the nrdD gene encoding anaerobic ribonucleoside-triphosphate reductase, producing MKDARIIAALPTKAETCVLKNNGIYEKFSHEKIVKSCLMVDAPLWAAEKIASQVATSAYDGISTAEIKMLVFDTLKKVDITVADKYLATNKLRVRTSRDTIESFDKSKIANTLVVETGASPEVADRIASEVWKELKKLDVEFLSGPMIREIVNTKLVEHGLVTLRKRYTRLGIPVFNITSLIENGSRDNANMIHNPETVHKYVADEALKQYALLHILPTELADAHMAGDIHVHDLEFFAGRPLNCLQHDLRLFIKHGLKVDGTGDHTSVAGPPNHIETLMNHAGEIMLAAQQNMSGGQAMSLWNVFVAPFARGLPYEKVKQAVQMFIYNLNMAYAARGSQVPFTSINMEFTVPKFLQDEAAYGPKGKLAGVYGDFEDETRMLQRAFTETLLDGDADGKPHLFPNTIYTLRKEVLKNEFEEDLGLVHELSAKYGSAYFVNMLASYRNNMANYMGCRTALGDNWTGDWEKDCFRTGNLAYVTLNLPRIAYNARDDTEIFEYLDSYIDMAVQVLKLRREQAMNCLNNYNLLPFLKQEVEGDLYYKIENSTMSFGFVGLNEALQSYLGVGLENEEANKFGIKMIEHINERADKLKDETGWRWSVLQTPAESTAYRFATLDRKKYKDKAIVQGDQGAYYYTNSSHVPVNTDMMLPEKIKIESAYHPLTQGGHIFHAFMGESYSDPSSLMSLTDKIARKSDIGFWAYSSALSFCIKCKTLMKGLNDQCPTCGEKEDVEWYDRITGYVQQVGRAKSSSGGWNAGKRQELMDRRRF